Proteins encoded together in one Terriglobus saanensis SP1PR4 window:
- a CDS encoding efflux RND transporter periplasmic adaptor subunit, with translation MARKRKTKLIVILSIAIAVVGTLGVFGYRTAMEPAKIDAAQIATVDRGDIARSVVATGKVQPITKVEVKSKASGIVEKLSTDINQTVHRGQILAQLDEVEIQAQVEAARAQLAGAESNERSCQAAITLDRVNAESPDLPMIKHTYERTAAMSRDGVMSAQMLDDSHQKYVIAINTRDRALAQITVDEAKLKQAQSQVAQSRASLRQLEEQLSYTTITSPMDGVVLSRDVEVGNAVSSILVMGSTATLVMTLGDISQVYVQGKVDESDIGHIYLGQAARIRVESFKDKTFNGKVTKIAPLGIEKDNVTTFEVRVSIDNPGGDLKANMTANAEVLLEEHKNVLSVPEQAVIYDKARNATIEIPSKDDNTGRKKVPVKVGLSNGVRTEVVSGLRAGDRVLLQQ, from the coding sequence ATGGCACGGAAGCGCAAAACAAAACTCATCGTGATCCTCTCTATCGCAATTGCGGTCGTCGGAACCCTCGGCGTCTTCGGTTATAGAACGGCGATGGAGCCCGCAAAGATCGACGCCGCGCAAATTGCGACCGTAGACCGAGGCGATATAGCTCGTTCGGTCGTCGCCACGGGTAAAGTCCAGCCGATCACCAAGGTCGAGGTAAAGTCCAAGGCTTCTGGGATCGTCGAAAAGCTCTCCACTGACATCAATCAGACGGTCCACCGGGGCCAGATTCTCGCCCAGCTCGATGAAGTTGAGATCCAGGCACAGGTAGAAGCGGCCCGCGCACAGCTTGCGGGTGCCGAATCCAACGAGCGTTCCTGCCAGGCGGCCATCACGCTCGACCGCGTCAACGCCGAATCCCCCGACCTCCCCATGATTAAGCATACGTACGAACGAACCGCCGCCATGTCGCGGGATGGTGTTATGTCCGCCCAGATGCTGGATGACTCCCACCAGAAATATGTGATCGCCATCAATACCCGTGATCGCGCGCTGGCCCAGATCACAGTGGATGAAGCCAAGCTCAAACAGGCACAATCTCAAGTAGCACAAAGCAGAGCCAGCCTCCGTCAATTGGAAGAGCAACTCTCTTACACCACCATTACGTCGCCCATGGATGGCGTCGTTCTCTCGCGGGACGTCGAAGTCGGCAACGCGGTCAGTTCCATCCTTGTTATGGGTTCAACCGCGACACTCGTTATGACACTCGGCGATATTTCGCAGGTTTACGTGCAGGGAAAAGTGGATGAGAGCGATATCGGCCACATCTATCTCGGCCAGGCAGCGCGCATCCGCGTCGAGAGCTTCAAGGACAAGACCTTCAACGGCAAGGTCACAAAAATTGCACCCCTGGGAATAGAAAAAGACAATGTCACGACCTTCGAAGTGCGTGTCTCCATCGACAATCCCGGGGGTGACCTGAAGGCCAATATGACGGCAAACGCTGAGGTGCTTCTCGAAGAACATAAGAATGTTCTCTCTGTTCCAGAGCAGGCCGTCATCTACGACAAGGCACGTAACGCCACGATTGAAATTCCCTCCAAAGACGACAACACCGGCCGCAAGAAGGTGCCGGTCAAGGTCGGCCTTTCCAACGGGGTGCGCACCGAAGTTGTCTCCGGCCTGAGAGCCGGCGATCGAGTCCTTCTCCAGCAGTAA
- the flgC gene encoding flagellar basal body rod protein FlgC: MNLFGMMDISASALHAQRVRAEVVATNMANAETTRTADGGAYSRKHVLLASAESGNTFSSSFRHAGSLLSTPSQTVEGGVDVTSVEGDGAPPIRRYDPSHPDADKDGFVEYPDINPLTEMVDLMGATRSYGLNATALQAEKGMVVASLDILK; encoded by the coding sequence ATGAACCTCTTCGGAATGATGGATATCAGTGCATCAGCTTTGCACGCGCAACGGGTACGCGCGGAGGTTGTTGCGACGAACATGGCCAATGCCGAGACTACGAGGACGGCGGATGGCGGAGCGTACAGCCGGAAGCATGTCCTTCTCGCGTCGGCGGAGAGCGGCAACACTTTTTCAAGTTCCTTCCGCCACGCGGGAAGTCTGCTGTCGACGCCATCGCAGACGGTCGAAGGTGGGGTGGATGTGACCTCCGTCGAAGGTGACGGCGCGCCACCGATCCGCCGATACGATCCCTCGCATCCGGATGCGGACAAGGACGGTTTTGTGGAGTATCCCGACATCAACCCACTGACGGAGATGGTGGATCTGATGGGGGCGACGCGCTCCTATGGTTTGAACGCGACGGCCCTGCAGGCAGAAAAAGGGATGGTCGTCGCATCACTCGATATTTTGAAGTGA
- the lexA gene encoding transcriptional repressor LexA — MAITRRQKEVIDFLTGFTQKNGYSPSYEEIAQGLGLNSLATVHKHVTNLQNKGLLQRAHNRSRSIDVLAPRTSRRMSDRLPLMGRIAAGKPVEAIENAESISLSEIIGNREVFALEVRGDSMRDEHIVNGDYVLVERTATARQGEIIVALVDGCDATLKRFYREGNMIRLQPSNAEMAPIYAPAENVVIQGKVLGMLRKYA; from the coding sequence ATGGCTATCACGCGTCGGCAAAAAGAGGTCATCGACTTTCTTACAGGGTTCACGCAGAAGAACGGCTACTCCCCCTCGTACGAGGAGATCGCACAGGGGTTGGGACTCAACTCCCTCGCCACGGTGCATAAGCACGTGACCAATCTGCAGAACAAAGGCCTCCTACAGCGGGCGCATAATCGCAGCCGGTCGATCGATGTTCTGGCGCCTCGAACCTCGCGCCGCATGTCGGACCGCCTTCCCCTGATGGGCCGAATCGCAGCTGGAAAGCCTGTAGAAGCCATTGAAAACGCAGAAAGTATTTCGCTCTCCGAAATTATCGGCAACCGCGAGGTCTTCGCGCTTGAGGTTCGCGGCGACTCCATGCGCGATGAACACATCGTCAATGGAGACTATGTTCTGGTCGAACGCACTGCCACCGCACGCCAGGGAGAGATTATCGTCGCTCTGGTTGATGGTTGCGATGCCACACTCAAGCGTTTTTACCGCGAAGGCAATATGATCCGACTTCAGCCCTCCAACGCGGAGATGGCACCCATCTACGCTCCCGCCGAAAATGTCGTCATCCAGGGCAAAGTTCTGGGAATGCTCCGAAAATATGCCTGA
- a CDS encoding FliI/YscN family ATPase → MPLASYFNRLQQLPSARWYGRVVEATAQTISSDGPSCSVGEACEIVDSKGGYHAAEVIGFRGSHLISMPLSSSRGIRFGDRVMTTGEVPSLGVGEDCLGRVLDARGRPIDERQAPRVETFRPLDGDLPMAMHRVPIQTPLATGVRVLDAMMTVGRGQRVGIFGGSGVGKSTLIGMMTRNTSADLTIVGLVGERGREVREFLEDSLGEKGRRRSVTVVSTSDESPLMRMRAALAATTLAESYAAKGKHVLLVLDSLTRYAMAAREVGLAAGEPAATKGYTPSVFAKMARLVERAGNFGTGSMTAFYTVLMEGDDQQDPLVDAARSLLDGHIVLSREMASAGIYPPVHVLDSLSRLMPAVISAEHRQDAAKIRRTMATYARSEDMVRLGMYKSGMDAELDHAIRMHPRIQTFFQQTSEERADYASTLAALHGLEMA, encoded by the coding sequence GTGCCGCTCGCCTCCTACTTCAACCGTCTGCAGCAACTACCGTCCGCACGGTGGTATGGCAGGGTGGTGGAGGCAACTGCACAGACCATCTCTTCCGATGGTCCGTCCTGTTCTGTAGGAGAGGCGTGCGAGATTGTCGATAGTAAAGGTGGGTACCACGCCGCCGAGGTGATCGGATTTCGTGGATCGCACCTCATCTCCATGCCGCTGTCGAGCTCCAGAGGCATTCGCTTTGGAGATCGTGTGATGACGACTGGAGAAGTTCCTTCTCTCGGCGTTGGCGAAGATTGTCTCGGACGCGTATTGGATGCCAGGGGCCGGCCTATCGATGAACGGCAAGCACCACGCGTCGAAACGTTTCGTCCGCTGGATGGCGATCTTCCTATGGCGATGCACCGGGTCCCGATTCAAACGCCTTTAGCCACCGGCGTCCGTGTGCTGGACGCCATGATGACGGTCGGGCGAGGCCAACGCGTCGGCATCTTCGGCGGATCGGGTGTGGGTAAGAGCACCCTGATCGGCATGATGACGCGGAATACTTCGGCGGACCTTACCATTGTGGGCTTGGTGGGCGAACGCGGCCGCGAGGTGCGCGAGTTTCTTGAAGACTCTCTCGGTGAGAAAGGGCGGCGGCGTTCGGTGACGGTGGTTTCTACCTCGGACGAGTCGCCGCTGATGCGTATGAGGGCTGCGCTCGCAGCAACGACGTTAGCTGAGTCTTATGCTGCCAAGGGAAAGCACGTTCTCCTCGTTTTGGATTCGCTCACACGCTATGCCATGGCAGCGCGCGAGGTCGGTCTGGCAGCGGGAGAACCGGCAGCGACCAAAGGGTACACTCCCTCTGTCTTTGCAAAGATGGCCCGTCTAGTCGAACGCGCTGGGAACTTCGGAACCGGAAGTATGACAGCGTTCTATACCGTTTTGATGGAGGGAGACGATCAGCAGGACCCTCTCGTGGACGCCGCTCGCTCGCTCCTCGACGGACATATCGTGCTCTCGCGCGAGATGGCGTCCGCCGGGATCTATCCTCCAGTGCATGTGCTCGACTCGCTCAGCCGCCTGATGCCGGCCGTGATCTCCGCCGAGCATCGCCAGGATGCCGCGAAGATCCGCCGCACCATGGCGACGTATGCACGCTCCGAAGACATGGTACGGCTGGGAATGTACAAGAGCGGGATGGATGCAGAGCTTGATCACGCCATTCGCATGCATCCGCGCATTCAGACTTTCTTTCAGCAGACGTCCGAAGAACGTGCGGACTACGCTTCTACTCTCGCTGCATTGCATGGTTTGGAAATGGCTTGA
- the flgB gene encoding flagellar basal body rod protein FlgB, with protein MQIETPMAAALSHYLDLSTQQMKMTAGNMANVDTPEYKTQGFDFEREFANALHKPVGQADSAQIQSAEVEGLVSRPDGNNVSMDREAMQLAKTQLQFKTGVELLKREYSRVMDAIRSESK; from the coding sequence ATGCAAATTGAGACACCGATGGCCGCTGCGCTCTCTCATTATCTCGATCTGTCCACACAGCAGATGAAGATGACCGCTGGAAACATGGCGAATGTGGACACGCCGGAGTACAAGACGCAGGGATTCGATTTCGAGCGCGAGTTTGCGAACGCGCTTCATAAGCCAGTGGGCCAGGCGGATTCGGCTCAGATCCAGAGCGCGGAAGTCGAGGGGTTGGTCTCCCGTCCCGACGGCAATAACGTCTCTATGGACAGGGAAGCAATGCAGCTGGCAAAGACGCAGCTCCAGTTCAAGACCGGTGTGGAGTTGCTCAAGCGGGAGTACTCCCGTGTCATGGATGCAATCCGGTCGGAGAGTAAATAG
- the fliF gene encoding flagellar basal-body MS-ring/collar protein FliF, producing the protein MANELQKTSLSPQNVKAKVLALTGELRSRVAAMPQRQRMTLLASAFALAAFCVALVWWTGRTDWRPLFKGLEGRDLQQVEQQLGSAGIAYQPTPDGSGIEVAAEQMDKARMVVAAKGMPGSGRMGFELFDKPNWVGSEFDEKVNYQRALEGELEHTIETLGAVRSARVHLTLSRQSLFAAEEHPATASVVLKMRNASLARDQAASIRALVAGAVENLHPEQVALVDADGHFDLNGPTQRGEVQEQEQALERKLVAMLEPLAGTGNVRATVNLSFDSEAEERTDEVYDPQQSAPVSMQRSEQSSTQANRQGAVAGAAANMPGPAPAVPPLLATPEKKDANGLPVYPQAGGPSQAVREESSSYAVTRHLVHTQRGPGRVQRIVAAVVVNDRAVTEKAGKDGATLWKQRTPEEMRRLEQLAQAAVGFDPKRADQVVIENIAFSENAADARPNWFERQAEHGSNFLRMQPVLIRTLGVVVCGALVCFFVLRPLGEQVSKALQPALPAPRTAIDLNIPVPPEGGQISPSQVQSTFEAVKNQIRSDPQQSARLLESWIGSGRGDS; encoded by the coding sequence ATGGCAAATGAACTACAAAAGACAAGTTTAAGTCCCCAGAATGTCAAAGCGAAGGTGTTGGCTCTGACGGGAGAATTGCGCAGCCGCGTGGCCGCCATGCCGCAGCGTCAGCGAATGACGTTGCTTGCCAGTGCCTTCGCTCTTGCCGCATTCTGTGTGGCCCTGGTGTGGTGGACAGGGCGTACTGATTGGCGTCCGCTCTTTAAGGGGCTTGAAGGACGAGATCTCCAGCAGGTCGAGCAACAGCTTGGCTCGGCGGGGATTGCATATCAGCCGACACCGGATGGTTCAGGCATCGAAGTGGCCGCCGAACAGATGGACAAAGCGCGCATGGTGGTGGCGGCGAAGGGTATGCCCGGTTCGGGGCGCATGGGCTTTGAACTCTTCGATAAGCCCAACTGGGTCGGCTCCGAGTTTGATGAGAAGGTGAACTATCAACGCGCCCTTGAAGGCGAGTTGGAGCACACGATTGAGACCCTCGGTGCAGTGCGTTCAGCGCGTGTCCATCTCACGCTCTCGCGGCAGTCTCTTTTTGCCGCAGAAGAGCATCCCGCCACGGCCAGCGTTGTACTCAAAATGCGGAACGCTTCTCTGGCGCGAGATCAAGCGGCATCGATTCGTGCTCTCGTCGCGGGAGCGGTTGAGAATCTTCATCCAGAGCAAGTGGCGCTTGTGGATGCGGATGGACATTTCGACCTGAACGGCCCTACGCAAAGGGGCGAGGTCCAGGAGCAGGAGCAGGCACTGGAGCGAAAGCTGGTGGCTATGCTGGAACCGCTTGCCGGTACAGGGAATGTTCGCGCGACGGTAAATCTAAGCTTCGACTCAGAGGCAGAGGAGCGGACCGACGAGGTATACGATCCGCAGCAATCCGCTCCTGTCAGCATGCAGAGAAGCGAACAGAGTTCGACGCAGGCAAATCGCCAGGGCGCAGTCGCTGGCGCGGCTGCCAATATGCCGGGCCCCGCACCTGCTGTTCCGCCACTTCTGGCGACGCCTGAGAAGAAGGACGCGAACGGACTTCCGGTTTATCCGCAGGCTGGAGGGCCGTCGCAGGCTGTGCGAGAAGAGAGCAGCAGCTATGCAGTCACGCGACACCTTGTGCATACGCAGCGTGGTCCGGGGCGCGTGCAGCGGATTGTGGCTGCAGTCGTAGTCAACGATCGCGCGGTGACTGAAAAGGCTGGAAAGGACGGCGCGACTCTCTGGAAACAACGAACGCCGGAGGAGATGCGGCGACTTGAACAGCTTGCTCAGGCTGCTGTGGGCTTCGATCCCAAGCGAGCCGACCAGGTAGTGATTGAGAATATCGCGTTCTCCGAAAATGCCGCAGACGCCAGGCCAAACTGGTTTGAACGTCAGGCGGAACATGGCAGTAACTTCCTCCGCATGCAGCCAGTCTTGATTCGCACCTTAGGTGTGGTTGTTTGCGGCGCTCTTGTCTGCTTCTTCGTTCTTCGTCCGCTCGGCGAACAGGTGAGCAAAGCACTGCAGCCGGCGCTCCCGGCGCCAAGAACTGCAATCGACCTCAACATCCCTGTTCCTCCAGAGGGGGGACAGATTTCTCCCTCGCAGGTGCAAAGTACCTTCGAGGCTGTCAAGAATCAGATTCGAAGCGACCCGCAACAGAGCGCGCGTCTTTTGGAATCATGGATTGGATCTGGGAGGGGTGACTCATGA
- a CDS encoding response regulator transcription factor, with protein sequence MRVLVVEDDRALGLFLERGLKLEGHEVAWVGDGDAAVDYVMEHRLDLMVLDLGLPKRDGLDVLQALQGLHGGMAILVLTGRVGIEDRISSLNLGADDCMMKPFSFHELIARCRALERRRAFPVDSVLRHDDLTMDRMHRKVQRGGEPVDLTVKEFALLEYLLLHHDRCVSRKELLAKVWSMAPEAGTNVVDVYVNYLRKKLEPKVASLFGVSSLIETVRGEGYRLRAMKNRQQREKTDERGLEISA encoded by the coding sequence ATGAGAGTTCTTGTTGTAGAGGATGATCGGGCACTGGGCCTGTTCTTAGAGAGAGGGTTGAAACTTGAGGGCCACGAAGTGGCTTGGGTGGGAGACGGCGATGCTGCCGTGGACTATGTCATGGAGCACCGGCTCGATCTGATGGTGCTTGACCTGGGTCTCCCCAAGCGCGACGGCCTGGATGTTCTGCAAGCCCTCCAGGGTCTGCACGGAGGCATGGCAATCCTTGTACTGACCGGACGAGTCGGCATTGAAGACAGAATCAGTTCGCTGAACCTGGGGGCTGACGATTGCATGATGAAGCCCTTCAGTTTTCATGAACTCATCGCCCGGTGTCGTGCGCTCGAAAGACGGCGGGCTTTCCCCGTGGACAGTGTTTTGCGTCATGACGATCTGACGATGGACAGGATGCACCGCAAGGTGCAGCGGGGAGGCGAGCCGGTCGATCTAACGGTCAAAGAGTTCGCTCTGCTGGAATATCTGCTGCTTCATCATGATCGTTGCGTCTCCCGGAAGGAACTTCTGGCCAAAGTCTGGTCCATGGCCCCAGAGGCGGGAACCAATGTCGTCGATGTCTACGTGAACTACCTGCGAAAGAAGCTCGAACCTAAGGTGGCCTCTCTCTTTGGAGTTAGCTCGCTTATAGAAACGGTACGAGGCGAAGGGTATCGCCTGCGCGCAATGAAAAACCGACAACAAAGGGAAAAGACGGATGAGCGGGGGCTCGAGATCAGTGCATAA
- the fliG gene encoding flagellar motor switch protein FliG yields MNAMTYGSEVPGLRKAAVLMMSVGDELSTSLFQGLSEDHIQRVVDEISRVGEVTLTEQAEVLTEFHDLLETQQVLLRGGPDQAERLLTDAFGKERAEDLMAQIYRLRENSHGDLAALQQMDPTQLSKFLEGEHPQTIALVLAHLHPKQGSAVLMQLREDLRVEAVRRLAEMRQFSPEMAQKVALILYRRIEALGANGRRSYAGFKAVADLLNRLDQSASRNILDEIEQKEPKLALGIRNLMFTFDDLITVPSTSIRELVNAVDKKVLAISLKTADENLRTHVFQCMSSRAVDMLKDDIEALGPIRGRDISQAQQEMLALARRLDAEGKIILKMEADSDITL; encoded by the coding sequence ATGAACGCGATGACGTATGGCAGCGAAGTTCCGGGTCTCCGCAAGGCGGCCGTTCTCATGATGAGCGTGGGAGACGAGCTCTCGACCTCACTCTTTCAGGGTCTGAGCGAAGACCACATTCAACGAGTGGTCGACGAAATCTCGCGCGTAGGCGAAGTGACCCTGACCGAGCAGGCCGAGGTGCTGACCGAATTTCATGACCTGCTGGAGACGCAGCAGGTCCTGCTTAGGGGTGGTCCGGACCAGGCGGAGAGGCTTCTTACGGACGCCTTCGGTAAAGAGCGAGCTGAAGATCTCATGGCGCAGATTTATCGTCTCCGGGAAAACTCCCATGGAGATCTCGCGGCGCTTCAGCAAATGGATCCCACGCAGCTGAGTAAATTTCTCGAAGGCGAACATCCGCAGACGATCGCTCTTGTGCTGGCGCACCTGCATCCAAAGCAGGGATCTGCGGTACTGATGCAGCTGCGCGAAGATTTGCGCGTCGAAGCCGTTCGCCGCCTGGCGGAGATGCGCCAGTTCTCTCCGGAGATGGCACAGAAGGTGGCACTCATTCTCTATCGTCGGATTGAAGCGCTAGGAGCCAATGGTCGCCGTTCCTATGCAGGATTCAAAGCCGTCGCCGACCTTCTTAATCGTCTGGATCAGAGCGCGAGTAGAAACATTCTCGACGAGATTGAACAGAAAGAACCCAAACTCGCCCTTGGAATTCGCAACCTGATGTTCACCTTCGATGACCTGATCACCGTCCCTTCAACCAGCATTCGTGAGTTGGTCAACGCGGTCGATAAAAAGGTTCTAGCGATCTCTCTTAAGACGGCGGATGAAAACCTGCGAACGCATGTCTTCCAGTGCATGAGTTCACGTGCTGTAGACATGCTGAAAGACGATATAGAAGCGCTTGGTCCTATACGTGGACGGGATATCTCACAGGCTCAGCAGGAGATGCTCGCGCTGGCGCGGCGACTCGATGCTGAAGGCAAGATCATTCTAAAGATGGAGGCAGACAGTGACATCACACTCTGA
- a CDS encoding flagellar hook capping FlgD N-terminal domain-containing protein has protein sequence MSTSVTGTQHPTASAASAMDTSTNPTTATSNDTITSDDFMTLLVAEMQNQDPTAPSDPTQYIQQLVGVNSLQQLIGINTGIGELTSSLDIPPTT, from the coding sequence ATGAGTACAAGTGTTACGGGCACTCAACATCCCACGGCGTCCGCAGCAAGTGCAATGGACACCAGCACCAACCCTACAACCGCAACGAGCAATGACACCATCACCTCAGATGACTTCATGACTCTCCTTGTCGCGGAGATGCAAAACCAGGACCCCACAGCGCCGAGTGATCCCACGCAGTACATCCAGCAACTCGTCGGTGTCAATAGCCTCCAACAGCTCATCGGGATCAACACTGGCATCGGTGAACTGACCTCCAGCCTGGATATCCCACCCACCACCTAG
- the fliE gene encoding flagellar hook-basal body complex protein FliE, which translates to MTGIQAIVSQIATQAVEQQQLAASATGAGPADSGGFSEIFRSAMRQTEELDAKAAKSVTGLLSGDGVEVHEAMIATQKAEMAFELALQVRNKAISAYQQMMQMQF; encoded by the coding sequence ATGACAGGTATTCAAGCGATCGTGAGTCAGATCGCGACGCAGGCTGTAGAGCAGCAGCAGCTCGCCGCTTCGGCTACCGGCGCAGGGCCGGCAGATAGCGGTGGCTTTTCGGAGATATTTCGTTCCGCCATGCGACAGACGGAGGAGTTGGATGCCAAGGCCGCGAAGTCTGTCACCGGGTTGCTAAGCGGCGATGGTGTAGAGGTGCATGAAGCGATGATCGCGACGCAGAAGGCGGAGATGGCGTTTGAGCTGGCTCTGCAGGTCCGTAATAAAGCGATCTCCGCTTATCAACAGATGATGCAGATGCAGTTCTAA
- a CDS encoding FliH/SctL family protein translates to MEVLSPPRQPEAIEIASTEMLEAAFELKLNEERASLSRTLENFTEERRKYFEGVEGEVVRLSLAIAERVLHREVEMDPLLLAGAARVALDNVADRSGVILRVSSSEVDAWTQRMGQSPDPPELVGDHSLTKGECVLETRMGTIDLGIRAQLKEIERGFFDLMLRRPAFGV, encoded by the coding sequence GTGGAGGTACTCTCCCCGCCGCGGCAGCCGGAGGCCATAGAGATCGCAAGCACTGAGATGCTGGAAGCGGCTTTCGAACTCAAGTTGAATGAAGAACGAGCCTCCCTCTCTCGAACTCTGGAAAACTTTACCGAAGAGCGGCGCAAGTACTTTGAAGGCGTAGAGGGCGAGGTGGTCCGTCTCTCTCTAGCGATCGCGGAACGTGTTCTGCATCGCGAGGTGGAGATGGATCCACTTCTGCTTGCCGGCGCGGCCAGGGTCGCTCTCGACAATGTAGCGGATCGCAGTGGCGTGATTCTGCGTGTTTCTTCTTCGGAGGTAGACGCCTGGACACAGCGTATGGGCCAAAGTCCGGATCCGCCGGAGTTGGTCGGAGACCACAGTCTCACCAAAGGTGAGTGTGTCCTTGAAACCCGCATGGGGACCATCGATCTAGGAATCCGCGCTCAGTTGAAAGAGATAGAGCGTGGATTCTTCGATCTCATGCTGCGACGTCCAGCCTTCGGAGTGTAA
- a CDS encoding sigma-54 interaction domain-containing protein, which produces MSSVPFNFQGSMAPVRTVIVVSPDAAVRSRLRLLLAGMRWSVAEAAGGAEAMGHLDERPHEALLVDTWLPDLEVSEFSKWVGVHFPSMDLIHIDGAPSSTTPRSPRRNELLHVLRQMEESSVGDGAVWRSAPLVVPRLVPSILPPAPRIVVSELRELNRVEPISKTPIMHLPGIVGSSVAMRELASMVSMVAPRSATVLIEGETGTGKELVALAVHRLSDRSSKPLVVLNCAAIPESLLEAELFGHTRGAFTGAVQSRVGRIEAANGGTLFLDEIGEMPLALQAKMLRFLECGELQRIGDNEISRVDVRVVAATHQPLEQHAAEGKFRLDLYHRLAVFPVEVPPLRERMEDLPMLVEHILSQLGLRSQAKRMGEGTLEILCAHTWPGNVRELGHVLERASILSGQSAVIQPPDIRIRSRSRAS; this is translated from the coding sequence ATGAGTTCAGTTCCTTTCAATTTCCAGGGAAGCATGGCTCCTGTACGCACGGTAATTGTGGTGAGCCCGGACGCTGCCGTTCGTTCGCGTCTGCGTCTGCTCCTCGCTGGCATGCGTTGGAGTGTGGCCGAGGCTGCAGGTGGGGCAGAGGCGATGGGACATCTTGATGAGCGTCCTCACGAGGCGCTTCTCGTCGATACGTGGCTCCCGGACCTTGAAGTGTCGGAGTTTTCGAAATGGGTAGGAGTCCACTTTCCTTCGATGGACCTCATTCATATCGATGGCGCACCAAGTTCTACTACACCACGGAGTCCGCGGCGGAATGAACTTCTACACGTTCTCCGGCAGATGGAAGAGAGTTCAGTCGGAGACGGGGCGGTGTGGAGATCTGCACCCCTCGTCGTTCCGCGTCTCGTCCCTTCGATCTTGCCTCCTGCGCCACGGATTGTCGTCAGCGAGCTCCGGGAACTGAATCGAGTCGAGCCGATATCGAAGACGCCCATCATGCATCTTCCGGGCATCGTTGGATCGAGCGTAGCCATGCGGGAGCTGGCAAGTATGGTGTCTATGGTCGCGCCGCGTTCGGCAACCGTTCTGATCGAAGGTGAGACGGGAACAGGAAAAGAGTTGGTTGCACTGGCGGTTCACCGGTTAAGCGATCGTTCGTCCAAGCCTCTGGTGGTGCTCAACTGCGCCGCTATTCCGGAGTCGTTGCTTGAAGCGGAGCTCTTTGGGCATACGAGGGGCGCATTTACGGGCGCTGTTCAGTCGCGCGTCGGACGCATCGAAGCGGCCAATGGTGGAACGCTTTTCCTGGACGAAATCGGTGAGATGCCTTTGGCCCTTCAGGCAAAGATGCTGCGTTTTCTGGAGTGCGGTGAACTGCAACGTATTGGCGATAATGAGATAAGCCGAGTAGATGTTCGCGTGGTTGCGGCAACGCATCAACCGCTGGAACAGCATGCTGCAGAGGGAAAATTCCGTCTCGACCTCTATCACCGTCTCGCGGTTTTTCCCGTCGAGGTCCCTCCGCTCCGTGAACGGATGGAAGATCTGCCAATGCTTGTCGAACACATCCTCTCGCAGTTAGGCCTGCGTTCGCAGGCGAAGCGAATGGGAGAAGGCACGCTGGAGATTCTTTGCGCGCATACCTGGCCCGGCAACGTGCGTGAACTGGGACATGTGCTGGAGCGCGCTTCGATTCTCTCGGGACAAAGTGCTGTCATTCAGCCCCCAGACATTCGCATCAGGTCTCGCAGTCGCGCTTCCTAA